From the Primulina tabacum isolate GXHZ01 chromosome 15, ASM2559414v2, whole genome shotgun sequence genome, one window contains:
- the LOC142525899 gene encoding agamous-like MADS-box protein AGL18 yields the protein MASEKMDSAEKITEGKSSSGIKSAFIKRRDCLIKKASELAILCGSEVAIIGYSNDGKLFEYASSEYALYAAIFVSENSFSVVSLGFIHVMAKIMKRFEECQRIKKGVPVNHDPERQEDVLREEMEKLKQKEDQHVLGRNLDSMSREDLQELEQQLNEGLLCIKDRKEAILVQKLQKSRDNELQSMQENVTLRQKVENLERLCAPISYQQPILLEYQLKGQSNFELGQGVASPQLACDTSTGDADLVDTNLQLGPSTSKVCGKRKTPCEEIRSNADTFLSI from the exons ATGGcttctgagaagatggattccGCAGAGAAAATTACCGAGGGCAAAAGTAGCAGCGGCATCAAAAGTGCGTTCATCAAGAGGCGTGATTGTTTGATTAAGAAGGCGAGTGAATTAGCTATTCTCTGCGGTTCCGAAGTTGCCATTATTGGATACTCCAACGACGGGAAGTTGTTCGAATATGCTAGTTCCGAGTACGCCCTCTATGCTGCTATCTTCGTTTCTGAGAATTCCTTTTCTGTTGTTTCTTTGGGATTTATTCATGT CATGGCGAAAATAATGAAGAGATTTGAAGAGTGCCAGCGAATTAAAAAAGGTGTTCCGGTGAACCACGATCCAGAG AGGCAAGAGGATGTTCTGAGAGAAGAGATGGAAAAGCTCAAACAAAAGGAGGACCA GCATGTGTTGGGGAGGAATCTCGATAGCATGAGTCGCGAAGATTTGCAAGAACTCGAACAACAACTAAACGAAGGGTTATTGTGCATTAAGGATAGGAAG GAGGCAATATTGGTCCAGAAACTTCAAAAATCAAGGGATAAT gAGCTACAATCCATGCAGGAGAATGTGACTTTACGCCAAAAG GTTGAAAACCTTGAAAGGCTTTGTGCCCCGATCAGCTATCAACAACCAATTCTTCTCGAGTACCAGTTGAAGGGGCAGAGCAACTTCGAGCTCGGACAAGGCGTTGCCAGTCCCCAACTAGCTTGCGATACTAGCACTGGAGATGCAGACTTAGTGGACACCAACCTGCAATTGGG GCCTTCAACTTCCAAGGTTTGTGGAAAAAGGAAAACTCCATGCGAGGAAATAAGAAGCAATGCCGATACTTTTCTTTCGATATAG